In the Aristaeella hokkaidonensis genome, GCGAACCGGCTGATATAGATCAGTGGATGGATCTTGTCCGTCTTGTCAGGAATAATTTCCCCGGTCTGGAAACAGAAGAATCCCTGGAAGAACATCGTCATACCGTCCTGAAATTCTTTGGAAAACAACAGGCTCTTTGCGTAAAGGATGGGAACCGGATTGCCGGCGTGCTGCTGTTTTCCAGGAACCGCAATATGATCTGCTGCCTGGCTGTCCATCCTGAATACCGCAGGAACGGAATCGCCTCCATTCTTCTGGAAACAGCCCTTGGAGAACTGGACCGAAGCCGGGACATCACGGTATCCACCTTCCGGGAAGAGGATGAAAAAGGAACAGCACCCCGCGCTTTGTACAGGAAATATGGCTTTTGTGAAGCTGAACTTACAATGGAATTCAATTATCCCAACCAGGTTTTTGTACTGCACGGAAAAAGCCGTGAATAACAGGAGGCATTATGATAACGCTTGAAACGATCGGAGACAATTATTTTGGACACTGGGACGTCTGCCGCACAGCCTGCCGCGGAATCATTGTACAGGACGGTAAAATCCTGTTGTCCTATGAAACTAAAACCGGGCAGTATATGATTCCGGGCGGCGGACTCGAAGGCGATGAAGATGAACGTGCATGCTGTGCCCGGGAAGTGGCGGAAGAAACCGGGTTCCTGGTCGAACCTTCGGAATGTATGCTTGAATTGGACGAATACTATGAAGACTGGAAGGGTGTCAGCCGGTACTTCTTCGGCAGGATCATCGGAACAACCGAAGTTAAACTGACAGATCGGGAAAAGGAAGTCGGCATGGTTCCCTGCTGGCTGTCCCTGGAGGAAGCCATTGATATCTTTTCAAAGCACGCTTCCTATGCGGATACGGATGAAATGAGACGCGGTCTCTATCTTCGGGAATACAAGGCATTGAAAGCATTGGAAGAGCAGATCCGCCAGTTTGTCTGACCGTGAAAACAAATCTTTGCATAAAATGTACATTTGTTACATCGCTGTGATGACAACAAAACACCCCTTCTGGTATATTGTATGCCGAAAGGGGTGTTTCGTTTATGTCATATGATGCCAATCACGGGAACCGGGAACCGGAGAAAAATGTCGTATTGAAAAACTGGAAAAGCTCTGCCGTTTATCTGGTTCTGCTCGGCATACTCTGCTCTTTTCTGTCCATCTTTGGCGTTGCGGTCTGGCTTATCATTGCGGTAGCCAGAGTACTCTATGTCCGTTACAAGAATCGTAAAACGGAAGCTTCGGAAAGTGCACCTGAAGAAGCAGAAAAAACATGTGAACTGTGCGATATCCCGACAGACACCCTCATTCCGGTTGTAACAACCGTTCACGGGAAAACCAAAACCCTCCATGTGTGTGAAGAATGCTATCATGCTAACGTTTTCCGGGCGCCTGGTGAAGAAGATGCACCTTCGAAAGCAGAAAACCGGAAGCATCTGCTTCATGAGACCCCGATCGGTCGGGATGCCCGGATTGCCCTGCTGACGAAGAGAAGAAGCTCCGGTAAGCCCTTGCAGGAAGATCTGTTCCTGGAAGATATAGAAGACGCGAAAACAATCCGGAAAATCTGTAACATCTGGGACTCCTATGAATTTGAAGAGGAATATCCGGAAATTGATGCAATTCTTGCCCGGTTGAAAAAGGAAGATAACTGTGGCAGGCTTTCTTTACAGGATACAATTAAGCTGAAAGAAGAGTTCCAGGCCTTATTCCACGGTGAAGATATTTTCACAGAGCCTGAAGAAACTGCCAATTCTTCTGATCTTCCGGAGCAAAACACGCCGCAAGAAGCCGAATCTCCTGTGCAGCTTGAACAGGTTGAGGAATCAGAGATTCAGGAACCCAAAGAACTTCCCGGTCATCTGCTCTACTGTCAGAGATGCAAACGTCTTTATTCGGGTGACAGATGTACAGATTGCAATAAAGAAGACGGTCGTACACCGGAACCGGAAGATCTTTGCTTCCTGATCGATCTGTATGAACTGCAAAGTAACATGCTGGAAGATGCCCTGAGGCAGAAAAATATACCTTTCCTGAAAGAGCAGATTTCCGGCATTGGCGATGTTGCCCGGGAAGTACGCCCAATGTACGGTATATTCCGCTTCTACACACTTTACAAACACTTTGCTGATGCACTGACTGTACTGGATAATCTTCCGGTCAGCAACCAACCGGAGGAAGAATAAGTCCTCCGGATGAAAGGACGATTCAGATGATCAGAATACCGGATGAGAAAAAGATACGGGTCATAATCGATACGGATGCGGCCTGTGAGGCCGACGATCCCTTTGCCATTGTCCAGGCGCTTCTGAGCCCCAAACTGATTGTAAAAGGCATTCTGGCGGAACACTTCAATGAAAAAGGCTCCGTTCAGAAGAGCTATGATGAGATTATGACCATTCTGGACGCTATGGATCTGAAGGTTCCTGTCTTCATGGGAGAAGAAGATCCTGTCGACGTCGTCGGCTGGCCGGAGTCAGTTTCTGAAGCGGCGGACTTCATCATCAGCGAGGCCATGAAGGATGATCCGAAGCCCCTGTATATTCTCTGTCAGGGTGCAATCACAAACCTGGCTGCAGCCCTGCACCGGAAACCCGCCATAAAGGACCGGATCAGGATCATCTGGATCGGCACCCACGGCGTATCGGACAAACCGGCGCCTTTCCGGGAATTCAATGCCGGCAATGACGTCACCGCCGCCAATTATGTGCTGGAAAGCGGTGCGGATGTGTGGCTGGTTCCCTCTGATGTCTATACCACCATCACCGTAGGTCTGGCAGAGCTGAAACTGAAGGTTCTCCCCTGCGGCCGGATCGGAAAGCATCTGTACGAGAACATGATTGATTACAATCTTTCTCCCCGCGCTGGCTGGACCCAGGGCGAATCCTGGTCCCTCGGAGATTCTCCCGCCATCGCCATTGCGCTGAATCCCGAATGCGGTAAATACGTCTATACCCAAGCGCCTCATGTCGGGGAGGACACGTCTTCCTCATCCAGGCCCGGTAATCCTGTCATCCGTGTCTATAAAAGCGTTGACTCCCGGTATATCCTGGAGGACTTCTTCGCGAAGCTGCAACTCTTTACAGCGGGAAAAGCTGAATAAAGATAACAGGTTGCATAATAAAATGGGCATTCCGTAATGGAATGCCCATTATTATTAATGATGGATAATTTTTGCGCCAAACGGCGTCAGCGCCAGCTTGGCTATTTTGAAAAACTGTTTTCCGAAGGGAATCCCGATCACCGTGCAGCACCAGAGGAAACCGACAATCAGGTTAAAAACAGCCATCCATAAACCGCAGCAGACAAGCCAGATCACATTAGCCAGCGTGGAGGCTGCTCCTCCGCCGTAGAGAATTTCTTTTCCGAACGGCCAGAAGGACAGGCTGGCAAATTTGAAGCACTGCCGTCCCAGCGGAATACCGATCACCGTCACACAGCAGAGCAGTCCAGCAATCAGCCAGAGCAGCCCGCTGACAAATCCACCGAAGATAAACCACAACAGATTTCCGATCGTCTTCATACTTATCTTTCTTATCCTTTCATTCAAGGACCGTTTTCCGGAACGCTTCCAGAGTTTCTTCCGGAATCCCCAGTCTTCCGGTAATGTAGTCATTGCCCATCTCTTCCCAGGCCGAACGCAGATACCGTTCATCCGCGATGTATGCCTGATAGGCGCTTTCTGCCATTTCCGCTCCGTGGGTCGCCAGCAGTTTCTCGCGAACTGCTTCTGCTTTGGGGATATTGATCAGATTGGTCTTCAGATAATCCTCCAGGATTGTATCCCGGTCAACGCCCAGCGCTTCCAGGATCAGCGCGGTAGTCATTCCGCACCGATCCTTCCCTTCCGTGCAGTGCCAGAGAACCGCTCCCCTACCGTAATCATGCTCCAGGATGGCTGTCATTACCTTCCGGAAGGAATCCGCATACACCCGCATCAGGATGCCGTACAGCACCGCCATATCCGGAATCAGGCTCTGCTGCTTCTTTTCCTCATGACTGACGCCGTCAATCCCTTCATTCACTTTTTCAAAAATCGGAATCGGAAGGTATTCCCTTCCGCAGGCCTGGTCAGGCTTCTCTTCCCGTTCCGCGATTGTCCTCAGGTCAATAATGGTTGAAATACCGTTCAGGTCAGATTCCTCCGCCTCTCCCAGCTGGGCTGAACGGATGATCATTCCCGGACGGATGGTTTTGCCGTCTTTTGTTTTAAGGCCGCCAAGATCACGTTTGTTTGAAATCATGCTCTGTTTGAATCCTTTTCCTTCTCATTTCTGAACCCCGGATTTCCGGGCTTCAGGATAGGATTTTATCATATGCGCCTATGCCTGTCCAACCGGCAAAAAAACAGTCCTGCCATTGAAGACAGGACTGTTTGTAAAAAAGCGAAAAGTTAGTTTTTCAGTCTTCCATTTGATCTATATATTTCAGGATATCCAGCTGATGCTCCGCATGCTCAAACTCATCCAGGATGGGACATGGAATATGCGGTTCATACGCCCTTTCATGGAACCAGGTGCACTGTACCGGATGCATTCCGGCTTCACGGGCAGCATACAGTTCCCTGGAGCCGCCGTCACCCACATACAGGCACTCTTCCGCCTTCACATTCAGCAGTCCTATCATTTTCTCATATAATGCGAGGTCCGGCTTGCAGATTCCCTGCTCAAAGGAAATCAGCACCGCGTCAAAGTATGGAAACAGCTTGCTTTCCCGGATGACATCCCGCTCATCCGAGAATGTATTGGTGATAAGGCCGATCTTGATCCCCCGCTCCTTTAGTCCCTTCAGCATCCGGAATGTATCCTCGGGAATGGCTGAGAAAGAATCGCCCAGGGCTTCACGTCGTTTCGTCGCGCCAAGTTTCACCTTTTCTTCCGTATAAATTCCCAGTCTTTTCAGGACGATCTCAAGTCCTTCTTCAATCGTGTACTTACCGGTACTTCTGTCCTTTTCGATGGAGTGCCATTCTTTCCTGAACGTAAAAAGATCTGCGCCAACATCCGCGGCCAGATCTTCTCCAAAGTACGTTCTGCCTGTAAAAAGGGTCACCAGAGTCTCGAACATGTCAAAAACCACAGCCTTGATCAAATGTCACCACCTCCTGATGGCATTCTAGCATAATCCGGTACAAACACAATGGTCCCAACGGGAACGATTATGGACACTGGTAGCAGATTCTAATGTCCGCCTCGATCATAAACAAATTATCTTATTGCTTTCTGTTAAGCAAGCATATACAATCGGCGTATAGCATTCTCAAATATCATCCATAGAAAGGATTAACTAATATGCAGGCTATCAAATGTGAACTCTGCGGCAGCAATGACATCATGAAACAGGATGGTGTTTTCGTCTGCCAGAACTGCAAGACAAAATACAGTCTGGAAGAAGCCATGAAACTGATTG is a window encoding:
- a CDS encoding GNAT family N-acetyltransferase, with translation MMKNNISSECLFGEPADIDQWMDLVRLVRNNFPGLETEESLEEHRHTVLKFFGKQQALCVKDGNRIAGVLLFSRNRNMICCLAVHPEYRRNGIASILLETALGELDRSRDITVSTFREEDEKGTAPRALYRKYGFCEAELTMEFNYPNQVFVLHGKSRE
- a CDS encoding NUDIX domain-containing protein, coding for MITLETIGDNYFGHWDVCRTACRGIIVQDGKILLSYETKTGQYMIPGGGLEGDEDERACCAREVAEETGFLVEPSECMLELDEYYEDWKGVSRYFFGRIIGTTEVKLTDREKEVGMVPCWLSLEEAIDIFSKHASYADTDEMRRGLYLREYKALKALEEQIRQFV
- a CDS encoding nucleoside hydrolase, which gives rise to MIRIPDEKKIRVIIDTDAACEADDPFAIVQALLSPKLIVKGILAEHFNEKGSVQKSYDEIMTILDAMDLKVPVFMGEEDPVDVVGWPESVSEAADFIISEAMKDDPKPLYILCQGAITNLAAALHRKPAIKDRIRIIWIGTHGVSDKPAPFREFNAGNDVTAANYVLESGADVWLVPSDVYTTITVGLAELKLKVLPCGRIGKHLYENMIDYNLSPRAGWTQGESWSLGDSPAIAIALNPECGKYVYTQAPHVGEDTSSSSRPGNPVIRVYKSVDSRYILEDFFAKLQLFTAGKAE
- a CDS encoding YccF domain-containing protein; its protein translation is MKTIGNLLWFIFGGFVSGLLWLIAGLLCCVTVIGIPLGRQCFKFASLSFWPFGKEILYGGGAASTLANVIWLVCCGLWMAVFNLIVGFLWCCTVIGIPFGKQFFKIAKLALTPFGAKIIHH
- a CDS encoding tyrosine-protein phosphatase, which codes for MISNKRDLGGLKTKDGKTIRPGMIIRSAQLGEAEESDLNGISTIIDLRTIAEREEKPDQACGREYLPIPIFEKVNEGIDGVSHEEKKQQSLIPDMAVLYGILMRVYADSFRKVMTAILEHDYGRGAVLWHCTEGKDRCGMTTALILEALGVDRDTILEDYLKTNLINIPKAEAVREKLLATHGAEMAESAYQAYIADERYLRSAWEEMGNDYITGRLGIPEETLEAFRKTVLE
- a CDS encoding HAD family hydrolase — its product is MIKAVVFDMFETLVTLFTGRTYFGEDLAADVGADLFTFRKEWHSIEKDRSTGKYTIEEGLEIVLKRLGIYTEEKVKLGATKRREALGDSFSAIPEDTFRMLKGLKERGIKIGLITNTFSDERDVIRESKLFPYFDAVLISFEQGICKPDLALYEKMIGLLNVKAEECLYVGDGGSRELYAAREAGMHPVQCTWFHERAYEPHIPCPILDEFEHAEHQLDILKYIDQMED